CCTGGCTCGGGCAGCGCCCCGAGCGGACCGGCCGGTGGAAGCTTCCAGGGCACGAACTACCAGCAAACGACTCCCATCCCGATTCTGCGCTACGAAAACGTCAACAACGGTGACGGCAGCTATCGATTCGAGTAAGTATTGAGTGGCATCGGCTGCATCGTTCAGGTGATTGATCGGCGCAGGGGTTAAAGGCTGCGCTATCAGCACGGTGTATCTACTGATTATGACTAATTAATCACTTCATGAGCTCATTCGTTTGCCGCGAACAAACGATGTTCATCATTGaatcgtgtatgtgtgtgtctatgtctgtgagtgtgtttgattgTGCTTAGATTGTTACAAAACGTCCCGATCGTGCTAAGTGTTTTTCTACAGTACGATGTAATCACAGATTAAAAGTTCAACAATGTGACTTGCTGCACACAAGGAGTTCAATGTGATGTGCAATATGGTTTGACCAGTGTGGAGAGCTCAAAAGTGCATCGAGTAGTGATTAAAACGCATAAAAAATATGGTCACGTACAGAGTTGCTGAATATGAAGTTGCTGGAGATGATTCACAACAGATGGGGGCGTCGCTATTACACACGTTCCGCTGCACGTGCAACTATGAGTGATGTGAAATAGCTTCTTCCTTTTACATGTGAAATTTTAACTAATCAGTGCTCTCTGGTTGCTTTTTATGTGTACAGTAATAATCAAGCTTACTAATATCGCGATTTGTAATGCATTCGGAGTCGAGAAAATGAACTTCAAAGTGATCTTTTTCCATACAATAATCCATCAAGACGATTACAAAACCTATCAGACAGCGACTAGAATATCATATACACGCGTGtatgtttgttaaattttttaaCCAGCTTAAGTCCAATAATGAAAATCCTTTTCAATGATGTATTCAGCCGGTCTGAAATAGATTCAAACGCATGACCTGTGGTGTACAAGGCCGTATTCTTCCGTATCGTGCCAAATGATCTTCCCTACTAGAGATCGTTTAAAGTCGTTAATATTGCacgagtttttgtttttagatttTTATGCGCTATTTGTACCCAAAACTCGTAGGTCATGAAGTTAAACTCAATTATTCACGATAACTTGAAGATCATGTAGCCCGTTCCAGTTCATTTTAAACCAAACAATTTCCAAGTAGCCTATTCGACAGGTGTCTTTTTATAAATTCAATTCCCTTGATTGCAACCAAATTAGATTCGACTAAAGTTATCCCTTAAACTAAGTCATTAATTAGATCCAATATTTAAAACTCCATCCATCTTTCTGTTTGCTTGCTCCGCACAGCTATGCCACCGGCAACGGCATTCAGCACCAGGAGGAAGGCTTCCTGCGCAACCTAGGACCGGAAAAGTCGGAACAGGTCGTGTCGGGCGGCTACTCGTACACCGCTCCCGACGGTCAGCTCTACAGCGTCCAGTACAAGGCGGACGCGAACGGATTCCAGCCCGTCGGTGACCATCTGCCAACGCCACCGCCACTGCCCCAAGCGCTGCAAGAGTAAGTACCGTACGCAAGCCTGCGCTGTTTGGCAAACGCAAAAACGCTAATAACGCGCTGTATATCACCCCCCCTCTCACTTGCAGAGCGTACGATCTCCACGCTCGACTGCATGCCGAAGCTGCCGCCCGGCCCCAGAACCCCGCCTACCAAGAACCGCAGGCCCAGTACGGTGCACCCCAGGGTGGATCCCAGCAGCAGAGCTCGTACTACCCGCAGcagcctcagcagcagcaacagccccagtaccaccaccagcagcagccgcagtaTCAGCAACCGCAGCAACCACAGTACAACCAGCAGCAGACGCCCCAGTTCAGCTCGCCGAACGCCATCCAAGGTTACCCGTCGGCACCGGCCAACCAGTACCTGCCACCGGCCAAGCGGCAACAGGGCTTCAATCCCAACAGTGGCTACACTTACTAGAACCCTGCGCTGCCTGCATTCTATCGATTTCAGTATTTATTTGTGCtccccaaacaaacaaacaaaaacccgaaCTCACACGCTAATAAACCAGTGGTGCTGCTAAGATACAAGCGCgcgcggcacacacacaaccattgAGGG
This genomic interval from Anopheles merus strain MAF chromosome 3L, AmerM5.1, whole genome shotgun sequence contains the following:
- the LOC121598502 gene encoding pupal cuticle protein 20-like, with the translated sequence MVHKTLLLCAFLGLASAARLDNLYGAPAPSASFQGGAGDGNLLNAPRRDQSPANQYLPPSAQGQQGYPSVAPLGQQGQQQSGFNTYNPQPSGPGSYPGSGSAPSGPAGGSFQGTNYQQTTPIPILRYENVNNGDGSYRFDYATGNGIQHQEEGFLRNLGPEKSEQVVSGGYSYTAPDGQLYSVQYKADANGFQPVGDHLPTPPPLPQALQEAYDLHARLHAEAAARPQNPAYQEPQAQYGAPQGGSQQQSSYYPQQPQQQQQPQYHHQQQPQYQQPQQPQYNQQQTPQFSSPNAIQGYPSAPANQYLPPAKRQQGFNPNSGYTY